A stretch of DNA from Candidatus Angelobacter sp.:
TCCCGCATGGGATACCGGCTCGATTTTGTGAAAAAGTCTTCCGGTCCCATCACCGCGATTTACTTCGATCAGGAACACGGAACGTTCTGGGGCGGGGCCAGTAATCACGGAGAAGATTATGGGATTGCGTGGTAAGTGGAACAGGCGCTGCGTCGTCGCGTCATCAGATTCTCCCTGCGGCGACGTTTGTCCGCGCGCCCGCAAATGGAAAACTCCTTCGGGTGTTACCGAAGGAGTCCGTACCAGGCGACGAAGCTATTTTGCCCCCTGATCAATCCACGCGCGGACCAATCCAACCTGCTCCGCAGTGAGCGGTTTGGGAGGAGGACCGAAGCCGCCGGGTCCGCGCCCGCCACCCGGACCACCCTGTCCTCCGGGTCCACCGCCAGTACCGCCAGGCGGACGGCCTCCTGGTCCTCCTTGTCCACCAGGACCGCCGCGTCCGCCGGGTTTGCGCTTCGGTGGCATGGCAATCTCATCATCGATCTGCGCAACAGCGACTACGAGGAGGCTTTTTTTGCTGTCGCCGGGAACGATTACTTTGCCGTCCTCGCCGCCTTTCAGCGCGGCTTCAAGGCTGTCGAGGCGCAAATCGGCTTTTTGCCGCTCTTCGCCGTGGCAGCGGAAGCATGAGGCTTCCAGGAGCGGCTTGATGTCCTTGGCGTAGGTGACGCCCTTTTTGGCGGCTGCAGGCGGGAGTTTGCTCAGGTCGAGTTTGGAGATGTCGACCTTTTTGTCGGCTGCCATGACCGACCAACCCGCGGCAGCAAGGCCCAAGAGAAACAGAGCAGAGGTGTTTTTCATATTTTTTGATAACTGCACATCCGTCGAGCGCTAATGACAGGCGCATCCCCGGACAGGTTACAAACGTTTTAGCGCAGGCGGTCGCGGGCCTCCGACTGGCAGATGTCCTGACGTCAAGCATCGCCGAAATGGTTCGACTCGTCCGCAAAGATTCGTTTCATTCGGGGCATGAAATCCAATTTGATTCAATTGATTGCTTTCGCCTGTTCGGCTTTCTGTGCTCTGTCCGGTACTTTTGCCGCTGAACCAACAAAAACCGTTGAGCTTTGGCCGGCCGGCGCGCCGGGTGAAAAGGGGAACATCGGCGGGGAGCGGGACATGACCAAACCTTCCGACGAGTTGATCGCGGGCCGGCGCGTCATTCGCCTTGGCAATGTGTCGAATCCAACGATCAGCATTTATCGCCCGTCCGCGGACAAGGATACGGGCGCCGCAGTCCTGGTTTGTCCCGGCGGCGGCTATTACATTCTCGCGATGGATCTCGAAGGGACGGAAGTGTGCGATTGGTTGAACTCGATGGGAGTCACCGGCGTGCTGCTGAAGTATCGGGTCCCGAAGCGGGAAGGATTGGAGAAATACGCCGCGCCGCTGCAGGACGCGCAGCGAGCAATGGGTCTGATGCGGTCACGCGCAAAAGAGTGGGGGATCGACCCGCAGCGGATCGGCGTGCTCGGTTTTTCCGCGGGCGGCCATCTTTCCGCCGCCTTGAGTTGCAATTACGAACGCCGGAGCTATCCGACGGTGGACGGTGCCGACTCCGCGAGTTGTCGGCCTGATTTTGCGATTCTCGTCTATCCGGGCGGTCTCGTTGTGAAGGAACAAGGCGACAGGATTGCGCCGGAATTGAGCATCAGCGCGAACGCGCCGCCGACCTTCCTTGTGATGGCGGCGGACGATCCTGTGCGCATGGAGAACGCCGTGTTATACACGTTGGCATTGAAGAACGCCAAGGTTCCGGCGGAGCTTCATATTTACCCGACGGGCGGGCATGGTTATGGCCTGCGCCGGACAAAGGAACTCGTTACGACCTGGCCGGATCGCGCTGCCGAGTGGATGCGCAGTCGTGGTTTGCTGGAGCGCAAGTAGGCCGGCGTCCGTTGGTCTTTTGGAACGTGGCGCCCCGTGCGGATCAACCCTGGACGCTTCAACCGGGGTTCCCGAGTTCCAGACGGCCGGGCTTCGCGGAGCGGCCCTCTCTGCGCAAAAGGATGTGTTTAACGCGCTGGATCCGCGCGCTTGATCATATCGGCGATCTTCACCTCCGCGCCTCCCAGCCGCTTGCTTTCGTCCGCGCCTTCCATGAACGCGAAAAGTTCGACGGTCTCATCAGGAGCGACGGGAGCGACACCCGTCCGGAAGAATCGGATGATTTCGGCGACGAGCGGATGATAGCCATCGTAAGCGCCAACCTCGCTTTCACCCTTTTCGCCCTTGGCCGTGCCTCCGTAGGTTTTTGGGTTCTCGCGATAGATGCCGACGCGTCCTCCGTGCCAGGTGCCGGTCACCTCAATCAACCCGTCGCCGGTCGTGCCCCGCTTCACGCTCTCGCAACCTGCGCCCATGACTGTGAACAGTGATTCCACGCCGTGAACGCCATACCAGAAAAGGTCCGGATGCGTCTTTTCGAGGTGACAGGGACTCCAGGTTTCAGCGACCAGCACGTTACCGATGGAACCCTTGCGAACCGCCTGCGTGGTTTTGCCGAAGCGCAGCGAGGACGCACTGAACACCGGAACCTTCGCTTCCCGCGCAAGCCGGAAAATCTCAATCACGTCCTTCAGCGAACCGGCCATCGGCTTGTCGATATAGAGCGGTTTGTGGGCGCTGATCACCG
This window harbors:
- a CDS encoding c-type cytochrome domain-containing protein, producing the protein MKNTSALFLLGLAAAGWSVMAADKKVDISKLDLSKLPPAAAKKGVTYAKDIKPLLEASCFRCHGEERQKADLRLDSLEAALKGGEDGKVIVPGDSKKSLLVVAVAQIDDEIAMPPKRKPGGRGGPGGQGGPGGRPPGGTGGGPGGQGGPGGGRGPGGFGPPPKPLTAEQVGLVRAWIDQGAK
- a CDS encoding alpha/beta hydrolase, encoding MKSNLIQLIAFACSAFCALSGTFAAEPTKTVELWPAGAPGEKGNIGGERDMTKPSDELIAGRRVIRLGNVSNPTISIYRPSADKDTGAAVLVCPGGGYYILAMDLEGTEVCDWLNSMGVTGVLLKYRVPKREGLEKYAAPLQDAQRAMGLMRSRAKEWGIDPQRIGVLGFSAGGHLSAALSCNYERRSYPTVDGADSASCRPDFAILVYPGGLVVKEQGDRIAPELSISANAPPTFLVMAADDPVRMENAVLYTLALKNAKVPAELHIYPTGGHGYGLRRTKELVTTWPDRAAEWMRSRGLLERK
- a CDS encoding Gfo/Idh/MocA family oxidoreductase, whose product is MKLFVKSLLFTTLTFALTASAAEDLRVGMIGLDTSHVTAFTALLNDAKAPNHVAGAKVVAAFKGGSPDIESSRSRVEGYTKELREKFGVTIYDSIEEMCGHVDAVMLESVDGRPHLQQARPVISAHKPLYIDKPMAGSLKDVIEIFRLAREAKVPVFSASSLRFGKTTQAVRKGSIGNVLVAETWSPCHLEKTHPDLFWYGVHGVESLFTVMGAGCESVKRGTTGDGLIEVTGTWHGGRVGIYRENPKTYGGTAKGEKGESEVGAYDGYHPLVAEIIRFFRTGVAPVAPDETVELFAFMEGADESKRLGGAEVKIADMIKRADPAR